In the Maridesulfovibrio zosterae DSM 11974 genome, one interval contains:
- a CDS encoding bacteriohemerythrin: protein MAFIDWEDKYKINVADVDEQHMGLFDLLNRLHESVINGEDKSMQSTILDELIDYTVEHFATEEKLFLETGFSGYENHKKVHDDLTSQAVDIQNEFRNDNATISFELLDFLNDWLTTHTLGLDQEAGDFLNSKGVS from the coding sequence ATGGCTTTTATTGACTGGGAGGATAAGTACAAAATAAATGTGGCAGATGTCGATGAACAGCATATGGGGTTGTTTGACCTTCTTAATCGTCTTCACGAATCAGTTATCAATGGAGAGGATAAATCTATGCAGTCAACGATCCTTGACGAATTGATTGACTACACTGTGGAGCATTTTGCTACAGAGGAAAAACTGTTTCTGGAAACGGGTTTTTCAGGATATGAAAATCATAAAAAAGTTCATGATGACCTTACAAGTCAGGCGGTTGATATTCAAAATGAATTTAGGAATGACAATGCAACAATTTCTTTCGAATTGCTGGATTTCTTAAATGACTGGCTGACAACCCATACTTTGGGGCTGGATCAGGAAGCTGGAGATTTTTTGAATAGTAAAGGTGTTTCTTAA
- a CDS encoding sigma 54-interacting transcriptional regulator, which yields MPEPFSDKKYKNKNLRSFVSRIYGSLGLRGKLLLTLLPSVLTILLFTGYTSCRIADEYVDIALTRGVKVHTLAIVHEIEQYMDSCRSDLLFFAQGDMHSNALKDMMKRRLRSGGNRYFELAYLPASGGKPVVLVQRDNKIYEINIMESASVSPNPLLELNKINSIKTGEVLPSQVMEVVYPLPQPNASNLHVRTHVIRFYTYYPGDRSNPPGIVYLSVEASHIRNILSLYNSEESPLWAFPRSEELRFSYLVNTDGWILFQSDSLQEKSKQLRTFLAREKYEGTLGKQGHASAFRPNKNHQRYWQAIEKIKNNKNGLIKIAEEDSRGSNVKSFFFSYAPVIFKTAEGLPPKIYGGVVFIDRSQLPIIAGYKQFDMMLIVTVVSIAIVSLLIFLIGRLLTTPILKLAKRMDKLSSLDTLEEINLPYCGFDVDMLQRSINNIIRRVKQQVTELQAKDEAILNVNKREPADIKQELETLADVELSLIPEIIGRGPIISNLKSDILKAAQVDVDVLISGETGTGKQLVAEAVHNQSNRKEMPFVSINCGALDENLLLDVLFGHVKGAFSDAKTDRSGAFNEANKGTLFLDEIQSASPKVQQSLLRAIASRKIKPLGSDKEINFNVRIIAATNVDIPSLIEQKIFREDLYYRLKVVSITTPALRSHPESIPLLSVYYLKQAEQLTGRTDMGISKGALAKLLSYKWAGNVRELVNCITRAAVMAEGKIIQPEEIRVESEVEADNLLQDSASSPPSKKEEAASSAEVNISEPENSAANEQAGTTEDSSPLNDRQKTAWPEIKVRKTVTRKEYQEIIGGHLPTRTAIYDLHDFVRRAMLTKQGKGPSTRYVVSNNQLL from the coding sequence ATGCCTGAACCATTCTCTGATAAAAAATATAAGAATAAAAATCTGCGAAGCTTCGTAAGCAGGATTTATGGAAGCCTGGGACTCAGAGGCAAACTGCTGCTCACCTTACTGCCTTCTGTCTTAACAATCCTTTTATTTACAGGATATACATCCTGCAGGATAGCTGATGAGTATGTGGATATTGCGCTGACCAGAGGCGTTAAGGTTCACACTTTAGCCATTGTACATGAGATAGAACAGTATATGGATTCCTGCCGGTCTGATCTGCTTTTCTTTGCTCAGGGTGACATGCACAGCAACGCTCTGAAAGATATGATGAAAAGACGCTTACGGTCAGGTGGTAACAGGTATTTTGAACTTGCGTATCTTCCAGCATCGGGAGGAAAACCGGTCGTACTCGTTCAGCGTGATAACAAAATTTACGAAATAAACATTATGGAATCTGCGTCAGTATCCCCTAATCCACTGCTGGAACTGAATAAAATAAATTCCATAAAAACAGGAGAAGTGTTGCCGTCGCAAGTTATGGAGGTGGTCTACCCTCTACCGCAACCCAATGCTTCAAACCTGCATGTCCGCACCCATGTCATTCGTTTTTATACATATTATCCAGGTGATAGAAGCAATCCTCCGGGAATAGTCTATCTTTCGGTCGAAGCATCACATATACGCAATATTCTCTCCCTGTATAACTCGGAAGAATCTCCGCTATGGGCCTTCCCACGCAGTGAGGAGCTGCGCTTCAGCTACCTTGTAAATACTGACGGATGGATACTTTTTCAGTCCGACTCACTTCAGGAAAAAAGCAAGCAGCTACGGACCTTCCTTGCCAGAGAAAAATATGAAGGAACTTTAGGTAAGCAGGGTCATGCCTCCGCATTCAGGCCCAATAAAAATCACCAAAGATATTGGCAGGCCATAGAAAAAATTAAAAATAATAAAAACGGCCTGATCAAAATCGCTGAAGAAGACTCCAGAGGATCAAACGTTAAATCTTTCTTTTTCTCATATGCTCCGGTCATATTTAAAACAGCTGAAGGGCTGCCGCCAAAGATTTACGGTGGTGTTGTATTTATTGACCGCAGCCAGCTGCCAATTATCGCAGGCTATAAGCAGTTTGACATGATGCTTATAGTTACAGTTGTTTCAATTGCCATAGTATCACTTCTAATCTTTTTAATCGGAAGACTTCTGACAACTCCTATCCTGAAACTGGCAAAAAGAATGGATAAACTCAGTTCACTTGACACTCTGGAAGAAATTAATCTTCCGTACTGTGGATTCGATGTAGATATGCTTCAACGTTCCATAAATAATATAATCAGAAGGGTTAAGCAGCAGGTGACTGAATTACAGGCCAAAGATGAGGCAATATTAAATGTAAACAAGCGTGAACCGGCTGACATTAAGCAGGAACTTGAAACACTGGCCGATGTAGAATTAAGCCTCATACCGGAAATTATAGGACGCGGACCGATCATATCGAATCTGAAATCAGACATATTAAAAGCTGCTCAAGTTGATGTGGATGTTCTCATTTCCGGAGAAACAGGAACCGGTAAACAACTGGTAGCAGAAGCTGTTCACAATCAAAGTAACCGCAAAGAAATGCCTTTTGTCTCGATCAACTGCGGCGCACTTGATGAAAATCTACTGCTGGATGTTTTATTCGGACACGTTAAAGGAGCATTTTCCGATGCAAAAACAGACCGCAGCGGAGCCTTTAATGAAGCAAATAAAGGAACATTATTTCTGGATGAAATCCAGTCAGCTTCACCCAAAGTACAGCAGTCATTGCTCAGAGCAATTGCTTCACGAAAAATAAAGCCTCTTGGAAGTGATAAAGAAATCAACTTCAATGTACGGATAATTGCCGCAACCAATGTAGATATACCTTCGCTCATTGAGCAGAAAATTTTCAGAGAAGACCTGTACTACCGCCTGAAAGTTGTTTCAATAACTACTCCGGCACTGCGCAGCCACCCTGAAAGTATTCCACTGTTAAGTGTTTATTATCTCAAACAGGCTGAACAGTTAACAGGCCGTACAGATATGGGCATAAGCAAAGGAGCTCTCGCCAAACTGCTATCCTATAAATGGGCAGGTAATGTACGTGAACTTGTCAACTGCATAACAAGAGCAGCCGTTATGGCTGAGGGTAAAATAATTCAACCCGAAGAAATCAGGGTTGAAAGCGAAGTAGAGGCTGATAATCTATTGCAGGATTCTGCATCAAGCCCGCCTTCAAAAAAAGAGGAAGCAGCATCTTCGGCTGAAGTAAACATTTCTGAACCTGAAAACAGCGCCGCAAATGAGCAGGCTGGAACGACAGAAGACAGCTCACCTCTAAACGATAGGCAAAAAACGGCATGGCCTGAAATAAAGGTCAGAAAGACCGTTACCCGTAAGGAATATCAGGAAATTATCGGCGGCCATCTGCCGACACGAACCGCCATTTATGATCTTCATGATTTTGTACGGCGGGCAATGCTCACAAAACAGGGGAAAGGACCTTCTACAAGGTATGTTGTCTCAAATAACCAGCTATTATAA
- a CDS encoding methyl-accepting chemotaxis protein, with amino-acid sequence MSIKGKLFLVLIFVFLGLSSIFGVNFYGGILVEQTRQIELLANQGESDFLQARRHEKNFLLRKEESFAKKTLIYAKRAEEVLHKIPMLQPEMNKRCNDALKLLDDYEAAMSVVIDLSKRIGLTMNDGLRWHFILSARNMEKAFEKNEQSLDFEFLLLQMRRHEKNYIIRGEDKYLKLIDENASKLRSFIHDHDQTDKSAEQIDALDEYLSAFHQYVQSEKEVAKQTDHLIKVALALEPVYGGIAKESSVKSQHDAKLTENIVIGIEIFVALAILGLLLWVMFSVTDPLKRLIIFAHGVAAGNLDEEPQGDFTAELDDLRNVMVGMISKLKSLIDEAKEMEKGAVIQAEAAEAARDEAVKQHEYVQTLLGKMGEAAVKADGVVSELVSASQELQSRTEIIAKGAVEQQERMAESATAMEEMNATVVEVAGNAGDSSIAASDARGEAVDGIVVVQRAEKSILNVAENVSVLEADMAKLGTDTDSIGHVIGVINEIADQTNLLALNAAIEAARAGEAGKGFAVVADEVRKLAEKTMLATKEVEDRVVTIQEAALRNVSSVKKTLTFVDSANQEVGNSVKVFQKIQAHSDNVSGRIDGIAASTQQQSIASEQISRAVLEVTQLASDSADAVTESTKAISGLTVLAEKLSVIIGDLRGDEKGLASRM; translated from the coding sequence ATGAGTATTAAAGGGAAACTCTTTTTAGTTTTAATTTTTGTATTTTTAGGGTTGTCCAGTATTTTCGGAGTGAACTTTTACGGCGGGATACTTGTAGAGCAGACCAGACAAATTGAATTACTGGCTAATCAGGGCGAGTCTGATTTTCTGCAGGCCAGAAGGCATGAGAAAAATTTTCTTTTGCGCAAGGAAGAATCTTTTGCAAAGAAGACCCTGATATATGCAAAAAGAGCAGAGGAAGTTCTGCATAAAATACCGATGCTGCAACCTGAAATGAATAAACGTTGTAATGATGCCCTTAAGCTTTTAGATGATTATGAAGCTGCGATGTCTGTGGTTATTGATTTGTCCAAGCGGATAGGTCTGACCATGAATGACGGACTTAGATGGCACTTTATTTTAAGCGCACGAAATATGGAAAAGGCTTTTGAAAAAAATGAACAGAGTCTTGATTTTGAATTCCTTCTCCTGCAAATGCGCCGTCATGAAAAGAACTACATTATTCGTGGTGAGGACAAATATTTAAAATTAATTGATGAAAATGCATCTAAGCTGCGCAGTTTTATTCATGATCATGACCAGACAGATAAAAGTGCTGAGCAGATTGACGCTCTTGATGAATATTTAAGTGCGTTTCATCAATATGTGCAGTCAGAAAAAGAAGTAGCTAAACAGACAGATCATCTTATCAAAGTCGCACTGGCTCTTGAACCTGTGTATGGAGGAATCGCAAAGGAGAGCTCTGTAAAATCGCAGCATGATGCCAAGCTTACTGAAAACATTGTTATCGGAATTGAAATTTTTGTCGCTCTGGCAATTCTCGGACTGCTGTTATGGGTAATGTTCTCTGTAACTGACCCGCTTAAGCGTTTGATTATTTTTGCCCACGGTGTTGCGGCAGGAAATCTTGATGAAGAGCCGCAGGGAGATTTTACAGCAGAGCTGGATGATTTGCGAAATGTAATGGTGGGGATGATTTCCAAACTGAAATCTCTTATCGATGAAGCGAAGGAGATGGAGAAGGGAGCTGTTATTCAGGCCGAGGCTGCCGAAGCCGCACGTGATGAAGCTGTGAAACAGCATGAGTATGTTCAAACGCTTCTTGGAAAGATGGGTGAAGCCGCAGTAAAAGCTGACGGCGTGGTCAGTGAATTGGTGAGCGCTTCACAGGAATTACAGTCCAGAACAGAAATTATTGCCAAAGGTGCTGTTGAGCAACAGGAACGAATGGCTGAATCAGCCACTGCCATGGAAGAAATGAACGCCACAGTTGTTGAGGTTGCAGGCAATGCCGGTGACTCATCAATTGCAGCCAGTGATGCCAGAGGTGAAGCTGTGGACGGAATCGTTGTGGTACAGCGTGCTGAGAAATCGATATTAAATGTGGCAGAAAATGTCTCTGTTCTGGAGGCTGACATGGCTAAGCTGGGAACAGATACCGACTCTATCGGTCACGTCATCGGTGTTATCAATGAAATTGCGGACCAGACAAATCTTCTGGCGCTTAACGCTGCAATTGAAGCTGCAAGGGCAGGTGAGGCCGGTAAAGGGTTTGCAGTTGTTGCTGATGAAGTAAGAAAGCTGGCGGAAAAAACAATGCTGGCGACCAAAGAGGTTGAGGACCGTGTGGTCACCATTCAGGAAGCTGCGCTTAGAAATGTCAGCAGTGTTAAGAAAACTTTGACTTTTGTGGATTCTGCTAATCAGGAAGTGGGAAATTCCGTAAAGGTTTTTCAAAAGATTCAGGCTCATTCAGATAATGTTTCAGGACGTATTGATGGAATTGCTGCATCAACACAGCAGCAATCAATCGCATCAGAACAGATCAGCAGAGCTGTTCTTGAGGTTACTCAGCTTGCGTCCGATTCAGCTGATGCTGTAACTGAATCTACAAAGGCTATATCGGGACTGACTGTTCTGGCTGAGAAGTTGTCTGTAATTATCGGTGATTTGCGTGGTGATGAAAAAGGTCTTGCATCACGGATGTAG
- a CDS encoding response regulator — protein sequence MEQMKIMLVDDEESLLSTTKELFEKMGFYVFTSTSGKNALEQLRTEKIDVIILDIKMPGTDGMDILQRIKKDYPLTEVIILTGHGTMKSAIEGLKRGAMDFLVKPASMKDILSKVEEAIEKIKRHKQKIISARMADSKDAV from the coding sequence ATGGAACAGATGAAAATCATGCTTGTAGATGATGAAGAAAGTCTACTCAGTACAACGAAAGAACTTTTCGAGAAAATGGGTTTTTACGTCTTTACATCAACTTCAGGAAAAAATGCGCTCGAACAGCTCCGCACTGAGAAAATAGATGTCATAATTCTAGATATTAAGATGCCGGGAACAGACGGGATGGATATCCTGCAGCGTATTAAAAAAGATTACCCGCTTACCGAAGTGATCATTCTGACCGGTCACGGGACCATGAAGTCCGCAATTGAAGGTTTGAAGCGTGGGGCTATGGATTTTTTGGTAAAGCCTGCTAGTATGAAAGATATCCTTAGTAAAGTTGAGGAGGCTATTGAGAAGATTAAACGCCATAAGCAGAAAATAATTTCAGCCCGAATGGCTGATTCAAAGGACGCTGTTTGA
- a CDS encoding methyl-accepting chemotaxis protein, producing the protein MNFLHNYKIKTKFLGNILIVITLFAAALAFYHFALTNTESGFNEVLSEEIHISEHANSAEVAMLNARRNEKDFIIQKDMKFPPLVKNNIDKIILMMNELGDDAGLAGLHKIKNLSEAIIKDAVVYLKTFNSVVKNYQTIGLTHKSGLQGDLRKTAHNIMTKTIEYSVDDLLISLLQMRRYEKDFILTKNLKYKQKFILSMNNFKTVLDSSLCKPEVKKIQLTAFTSYRKAAEKVINAVTVEQKNTAYQIVRSSAHDIEKAIDSVLVPDAKSLILEIRRNEKDYFLRGSDKYAQATLNAINSLLTAFEKSTILPEYLEDIKADLKIYQNNFMAIVAEDKKVSSNTLAMRNAIHDIEPKIKEINNVAKIAMEKQTATIIADASMFSETALFTGGVALLAGFIISLFITNSITRPLQTAVTTVEKVADGDLDQKVASSGKDETGMMLKAMGAMIGRLRDVVFSVNAAVENIASGSQQLASTSESLSQAATEQASSIEELSASISEITSSIEQNATSSKETASIANEAASKATTSGEAVGQAVGAMKEIAERITIIEEIARQTNLLALNAAIEAARAGEHGKGFAVVAAEVRKLAERSGQAAGEISELSTKTVGVADNAVTMLNELVPEIEKTSELINEINAACVEQNDGIKQIEIAVSQVEIATQSSASAAEEVAATSEELSGQAESLRQMMTYFKCDGSNTMLIEKTAQEALPAAESDMDEFERF; encoded by the coding sequence ATGAATTTTTTGCATAATTATAAAATTAAAACAAAATTTTTGGGAAACATCTTAATAGTAATCACACTCTTTGCAGCAGCTCTTGCATTTTACCATTTCGCTTTGACAAATACTGAGTCAGGTTTCAATGAAGTTCTCAGCGAAGAAATACACATCTCAGAACATGCAAACAGTGCAGAAGTGGCTATGCTAAATGCACGCCGCAATGAAAAAGATTTCATTATTCAAAAGGACATGAAGTTCCCTCCTCTTGTGAAAAACAATATAGATAAAATAATCCTGATGATGAACGAATTAGGTGATGATGCGGGGCTGGCAGGGCTGCATAAAATCAAAAATTTATCAGAAGCCATTATTAAAGATGCTGTCGTTTACCTGAAAACATTTAATTCCGTTGTAAAAAATTATCAGACTATAGGGTTGACTCATAAGTCCGGATTGCAGGGAGATTTAAGAAAGACAGCACACAATATTATGACAAAAACAATTGAATATTCTGTTGATGATCTACTAATCAGCTTATTGCAAATGCGCAGGTATGAAAAAGATTTTATTTTAACCAAGAATTTAAAATACAAACAAAAATTTATTCTATCCATGAATAATTTTAAAACAGTCTTAGACAGCAGTTTGTGCAAACCGGAAGTAAAAAAAATTCAGCTTACAGCTTTTACTTCTTACAGAAAAGCAGCAGAAAAAGTAATAAATGCTGTAACTGTGGAACAAAAAAATACCGCGTATCAAATTGTAAGGTCATCAGCACATGATATTGAAAAAGCAATCGACTCAGTGCTCGTCCCCGATGCGAAGTCTTTAATACTTGAGATTAGGCGAAATGAAAAAGATTACTTTTTGCGTGGCAGTGATAAGTATGCACAGGCAACTCTGAATGCAATCAATTCACTACTGACTGCATTTGAAAAATCGACAATTCTGCCGGAATATTTAGAAGATATTAAAGCCGATTTAAAAATCTATCAAAATAATTTCATGGCTATTGTTGCTGAAGATAAAAAAGTATCATCGAATACTCTTGCTATGCGCAATGCAATCCATGATATCGAACCGAAAATCAAAGAAATAAACAATGTCGCAAAAATCGCAATGGAGAAACAGACAGCAACCATAATTGCTGATGCATCAATGTTTTCAGAGACCGCTCTATTTACCGGAGGAGTTGCTCTGCTGGCAGGATTCATCATTTCACTTTTTATAACCAATTCCATAACACGTCCTTTGCAAACAGCAGTAACGACTGTCGAAAAAGTCGCGGATGGTGATCTTGATCAAAAAGTGGCTTCATCCGGCAAGGATGAAACCGGGATGATGCTTAAAGCAATGGGCGCAATGATAGGAAGACTGCGTGATGTTGTTTTCAGTGTTAATGCAGCTGTCGAAAATATAGCATCCGGCAGTCAGCAACTGGCCTCTACATCTGAAAGTTTATCTCAGGCAGCAACCGAGCAGGCTTCAAGCATTGAAGAACTGTCAGCATCAATAAGTGAAATAACTTCATCTATTGAGCAAAATGCCACGAGCTCAAAAGAGACAGCAAGTATCGCAAATGAAGCAGCCTCTAAGGCCACAACCAGCGGAGAAGCTGTCGGACAGGCTGTAGGTGCTATGAAGGAAATAGCCGAACGGATTACCATCATCGAAGAAATTGCACGCCAGACTAATCTGCTGGCTCTTAATGCGGCGATAGAAGCAGCCAGAGCCGGTGAGCACGGAAAGGGCTTCGCCGTTGTAGCTGCTGAAGTCCGCAAGCTGGCTGAACGCAGTGGACAGGCAGCAGGAGAAATCAGCGAACTATCCACAAAAACGGTAGGAGTAGCTGATAATGCGGTCACGATGCTTAACGAACTGGTCCCTGAAATTGAAAAAACTTCTGAGCTGATCAATGAAATCAATGCAGCCTGCGTAGAACAGAATGACGGTATTAAACAGATAGAGATTGCTGTATCTCAGGTTGAAATAGCTACACAGTCCTCAGCATCCGCTGCGGAGGAAGTAGCAGCAACATCTGAGGAATTATCAGGACAGGCTGAAAGCCTGCGACAGATGATGACCTACTTCAAATGCGACGGCAGCAATACCATGCTTATAGAGAAGACTGCTCAGGAGGCATTACCTGCAGCAGAATCAGACATGGATGAATTTGAACGTTTCTAA
- a CDS encoding adenylate/guanylate cyclase domain-containing protein, translated as MPNSLNSQTRFRITAQCIGCFFIAASLLIGGAFVLYFYKANEVEGEIRTHIKEHVDSARKLILAEFGEPVSEILYLASLSEVTEAFTGIISSESLADLLSLSKIKKKYDQIRLVDRYGMEVVRINYNDGVPVVAPDNKLQFVGMREYFLRAKDLKKNQVYVSPLDLNIENGKVEIPVKPMIRMATPLFDAEGKRRGLAILNYFGRLLLSSLKNNDSNLGEELFLLNKDGYYLFSPNPEKNWGFMIKDRADDKFQTRFPHLWTRVKNDDSGQVVNGEGLFSFATVKIGSELNDSSVQIISDAGNWKIVSFVPEESITVSTRKVFQDILGFVVVLIFVAAAICIALSRLRFSKAKTETSVLEMTKSYERFVPREFLHLLKKERYRDITLESNVRMIMGILFSDIRSYTHISESREPEEVLSFLNQYFQAINPAISQNRGFVDSFHGDALLALFQEKPDHAVKAAVDMRVQLAKFNQDREENDEERVDIGVGIHFGEVTLGTVGTTYRMQATVIGDAVNLAARIESVTKMFKIGIVVTGAALENMENPESFCIREIDTVRVKGKEHPVVLYEVFDNDSPEVRKAKSEMKDLMEQGLLLYKKGDFQKALDVFKICADACPEDSIPPIYIKRCSTFLRVPPGAGWTGVSSV; from the coding sequence ATGCCCAATAGTTTAAATTCTCAGACTAGGTTTAGAATTACAGCACAGTGTATCGGTTGTTTTTTTATAGCAGCATCACTTTTGATAGGTGGTGCGTTTGTTTTATATTTTTATAAAGCCAATGAAGTTGAAGGTGAAATAAGAACCCACATAAAGGAACATGTTGATTCTGCCCGTAAACTCATTCTTGCTGAGTTTGGAGAACCTGTCTCAGAGATTCTATATCTGGCAAGTTTAAGTGAAGTAACCGAGGCATTTACTGGTATTATATCTTCTGAAAGCCTTGCCGATCTGCTCAGTCTGTCGAAAATCAAAAAGAAATATGATCAGATACGCCTTGTCGACCGCTACGGGATGGAAGTGGTACGTATAAATTATAATGATGGAGTTCCGGTGGTTGCACCGGATAATAAGCTTCAGTTTGTCGGTATGAGAGAATATTTTCTTAGAGCCAAAGATCTTAAAAAAAATCAGGTATATGTCTCGCCGCTGGACCTAAATATTGAGAATGGCAAAGTTGAAATTCCTGTTAAGCCTATGATCAGAATGGCAACGCCTCTTTTTGATGCTGAAGGCAAGCGAAGAGGCCTTGCTATACTTAACTATTTCGGCAGGTTGCTTTTGTCATCCTTAAAAAATAATGACAGTAATCTGGGAGAAGAATTGTTTTTACTGAATAAAGACGGTTATTATTTATTCAGTCCCAACCCTGAGAAAAATTGGGGATTTATGATCAAGGACAGGGCTGATGATAAATTTCAGACTCGTTTTCCGCATCTATGGACTAGGGTTAAGAATGATGATTCTGGTCAGGTAGTAAATGGCGAAGGGCTGTTCTCCTTTGCTACTGTAAAAATAGGCAGCGAGCTAAATGATTCGTCTGTGCAAATCATAAGTGATGCCGGAAATTGGAAAATAGTTTCATTTGTCCCTGAGGAGTCTATAACTGTCAGTACCCGGAAAGTATTTCAGGATATTCTGGGTTTTGTTGTGGTTTTGATATTTGTGGCGGCAGCAATTTGTATCGCTCTCAGCCGGTTACGTTTTTCCAAGGCAAAGACTGAAACATCTGTTCTGGAAATGACCAAATCATATGAACGTTTTGTTCCCCGTGAATTTCTGCACCTCCTGAAGAAAGAACGCTACCGCGACATCACACTGGAAAGTAATGTGCGTATGATTATGGGGATTTTATTCAGTGATATCAGGTCATACACCCACATCTCCGAATCAAGAGAACCTGAAGAAGTGCTTTCTTTTCTGAATCAGTATTTTCAAGCAATTAATCCCGCAATTTCACAGAACAGAGGCTTTGTTGATTCTTTTCATGGTGATGCCCTTTTGGCTTTGTTTCAGGAAAAGCCGGATCATGCTGTGAAAGCGGCTGTAGATATGCGGGTGCAGCTTGCTAAGTTTAACCAGGATAGGGAAGAAAATGATGAGGAAAGGGTGGATATTGGTGTAGGTATCCATTTCGGAGAGGTAACACTTGGAACCGTGGGCACTACCTATCGAATGCAGGCAACTGTTATCGGTGATGCTGTAAATCTTGCCGCACGCATTGAATCCGTAACTAAAATGTTTAAAATCGGCATTGTCGTTACCGGTGCTGCTCTTGAAAATATGGAGAATCCGGAATCATTTTGCATAAGAGAAATTGATACGGTTAGAGTAAAAGGTAAAGAGCATCCTGTCGTTTTATATGAAGTTTTTGATAATGATTCCCCTGAGGTAAGAAAAGCAAAATCGGAGATGAAAGATCTGATGGAACAGGGGCTTCTTTTGTATAAGAAGGGAGATTTTCAAAAGGCATTGGATGTTTTTAAAATATGTGCTGATGCATGTCCGGAAGATAGTATTCCGCCGATTTATATTAAGAGATGCAGTACATTTCTTCGTGTTCCTCCCGGCGCGGGATGGACTGGCGTAAGTTCAGTATAA